In Deinococcus maricopensis DSM 21211, the sequence GGTGACACCGGCGCGCAAGGCCCGGTGGGCCCAGGTGGGACCGGCTCGGTCGGCCCACAAGGGCCCCAGGGCGAAAAAGGCGAAACTGGCCCCCAGGGCGTTCCTGGCCTTCAGGGCCTGATGGGCGCCCAAGGCCCCCAAGGTGAAAAAGGCGAAATTGGGGCTCAAGGCCCGCAAGGTGAAAAAGGGGAGACGGGCGCGCAAGGCCCCATGGGCCTGCCTGGACCAATGGGCATGGCTGGACCCGCCGGCCCGGCTGGCCCCGTTGGTCCAGTCGGCCCACAAGGCCTTCAGGGCCAGGCGGGCGCCGCAGGGCCGCAAGGCCTCAAAGGCGACACGGGCGCGGCGGGAGCCACGGGGCCCGCTGGTGCAACCGGACCGCAAGGCGCCAAGGGGGACACGGGCGCGACCGGACCGCAGGGGCCGAAGGGTGACACCGGCGCGACGGGCGCCACTGGCCCGCAAGGCCTCAAGGGCGATACGGGCGCACAAGGCCCGATGGGCGCCACGGGCTCTACAGGCGCACAGGGTCTCAAAGGCGACACCGGCGCGGCGGGAGCCACAGGGCCCGCTGGTGCAACCGGCCCGCAAGGCGCCAAAGGGGACACGGGCGCGACCGGACCGCAGGGGCCCAAGGGTGACACCGGTGCGACGGGGGCCACTGGCCCGCAGGGCCCCCAAGGCGCGACTGGCCCGCAAGGACCGCAGGGCGCCTCCGGACTGACGGAGCTGAACTCTCGATTCGGCGATGGTGGCGGCCTTCAACCCGGACGGTCCTCGAGCGACTGTGTCCTGGGCGACGTGCGCCTGAGCGCTGCCTCGTACGGTTCGGGTCTGCCCGCCGAAGGTCAGCTGATGAGCATCGCGCAGAACACCGCGCTGTTCTCGCTGCTGGGCACACAGTACGGCGGGAATGGGCAGACGACGTTCCGCCTGCCGGATCTGCGCAACGCCGCGCCGAAATCCGCCACGGGGGGCGTTGTGCGGTATTACATCTGCACGGAAGGCATCTACCCCAGCCGGGACTGACACCCGTCAAACCGAACTGACCGCCCTCAGGGGCGGTTTTTTCATGCTCCGAAAGGCCGCCCACTTGAAATGAGGCGAGATCGCCAGACCCGAAGCCGACGGTCGCTGGAGAAAGACTGGGGCGTTCCTACCCTGTACCAGCCTGCTCTTGGAGAGGCGTTCCATGTGCTGCCGCAAGCTTCCGCGCAAGTGCTCTAGGTCGCGAAGGTGAGCGACCCTGACGCCTAGAGCGTGACCCGAACAGTCCGGGGAACCGGCGGTCCCGACGGCTGAAGCCTGCCGAGGGGGCAGCCCAGAGATCTCCTATCGGTACACCGTCAATGCGGTGGAGTACATCAGCAACGTCATCGGGCCCATCCCATCGACGTATAGCCTGAACGCCAAACGTGACCGTGATCGACGGATGGGCTGCTGAACGAGTTCAAGGTCGGATTAAGGGTGCGTGCCCGATCTAATCCGCTGCTGCCGTCGAGGGCGTATCGGATCTCTGGTTTGAGCGTGCTGTAGTCGGTGGGCCGATTGCTGCTGGCGGTGCTGGACTTCTCGGTACTGCCTTAACTGTCTGGCAAGCCAGGCAGGTTAGAGGCGATTCTGACTGCTCCCGGGGCGGTTTTTCATGCCCGTAAGGACGTGTGCATGCCCAGCGCGCGCTGGGCAACGTGGCGGACGCGCACTGCGGTACGGGTGCCTACGACTGCCGGGTGGAAGCACCCGTGCCTCCATCGTCATAGCTGCGTCCTTCGAAATCTACCGCCAGGATGCGCGCACCTGACCGCCTCGGAACGGGAACACCTAATGCATGGCCTGGGCCGTTTTAATGGGAAGCTCGCGTCACACTGCGTGCGCATCCATAGGCGGCGTACAACGCTCGGATCGTTGCGTGGAGGCTGTCGGTACAGCGCTCTGCACGCATCACCCCTGGCGGGCTGAGAGCCCTGGCTGGGGGCTCATCAGGCGTCAGCGGGCCATGGTTATCAGGCCAGCGCGTGCTACATCACCACGCATGACGAAGGCCCGCCTGGATGGCGGGCCTCGCTGTTGACCACGACCGCGTGAGGGGAACGTCCAGCGCGTCCCTGCGTTCGCGTACCCGCAGGATAGGCACGCGCGCGTCAGTGCCGCATATGCCTTAAGGCTTGCCCAACGCTCAAGGATGCCTCACGGCGCCCCATAGATGTGCACAGCGCATCACCAAGGACATGAGTGTCGGAAAGTCCAACAGCAACGCGGTGGGCGTGCACCGTCTGAGGCTGCCGCAAATCCGTCAGCGCGAGCTTCGCAAAGCCCGCATGGTGGATCCGCGCGGGCACCCCACTCAGCCGCCACAGGCTCCTCAAGCACCATGGTCAGGTCCCCAGGTGATCCCGCGTGTACGTCCGGGCGTGCTACCCGCGAGGGGTGCCCGCGCAAACAAATCATCCGCTGCCGACCCTACTGCGCCAGCGACGTCATGAGGCAAGGTCGGCTTCATCTGCATGAACCGCGTGGCAAGCACATAACGACCAACCAGATGCGTCACCAGTGCTCACGAGCGCAGCGCCGCTCACTTCTGTACCCCCAACTCCGACAACGCGAGGCCAGACCCACCAAAACGCAGGCGCCTTCCGTTCACCCTAAACGTCGTCTACAGCGAAATTCCAGCGTGAGTTTCAGCAGGCCGCACCGTCATGAACTGCATCCTCCGGAAAGACCAGAACCATCATCCGCGCCGTTGTGGGACGCGTGCCCATTGGGTTCTTGCCCGTAGCGGCGCTCCTATAAGGGCCTCGCCCATGGGGGCGCCCCCGGCGTGAGGGGCATGTCCCGCCTGGCCGCTCAGGCGTGCGGGGGGCGGCGCAGGGCGCCGTGCAGGAGCATGTCGAGGTTCAGGCGCCACGCATCGCGGAAGCTCAGGGCGCTGGTGTCGGGGTTCCAGCGCAGGACCGTGATGAGGTAGGAGTCCATCATGGCGGTGCTGACCTGGCGGGGTGAGACGTGCTCTCGCAGCAGTCCCCGTTCGTGGAGGGCGTCGGCGACGACGTTCAGGACGTTCATGAGGGGGGAAGTGGCAGCGCGGCGGAAGGTGTCGCCGGCGTCGGTGGCGAGGACTTCCTGCACGAGCGGGGCGATCAGGGTGCGTTCGCGTTCGCTCGCGGCGGATACCTGGTTGCACAGGGCGTCGAGCACGTCGGGCGGCGCGACGCCCTCGTGGAGCAGGCGTTCTACATGGCGGCGGAGGTCGGCGATGAGCGGCTGCACGTGCGCGAGGATCACGGCGGCTTTGCTCGGGAAGTACTTGTAGAACGTTCCGCGGGACACGTACGCGGCGCGGGCGATGTCCAGGGTGGTGGTCGCGTGGTAACCGAACTGCTGGAAGAGGTTCAGGGCAACGCGGTGAATGCGTTCTCGGCGTTGCGAGATGGCCGCTCGGTACGGGGAGACGTCCAGGTCGCGCATGACGTTCAGTGTGCCTGCGTTTGAGCTTCACGCTCAAGTGTTGTTTGGCCCGGTCGTCCTGAATGACCCTTTACGTGCGCAACATCCCGCGCTCGCGCGCGGCGGGTATCACTGGGGCACAAGGAGGCACCATGACGGACCACGATGCACGCAACGACGACGCGAAAACGCAGGACCTGATCGATCCGAACGGCACGGGCGAGGAGGTGGACCGCGCGCGCGGCGGGAATGGCGCGAACACCGCTGTCGGCGATACCAGCCGTGGGGTGCTGCCGGACGAGGACGCGGTCGAGAATCAGGAGGAGTTCCGGGGCAGCCACTGAGGGCGCGCTCCGCGGGGCCCCGGGCATGCCTTGCCCGGGGCCCCGCGCGTGCGGCCCGGGAAGCTGTTAGGGTGAGCGCATTCGCAGAGGAAGTGACGTGCGCGCCTGCACGGGTGCGCGGGGGGTGACGCATGACGACGGACGGCGCGGACGCCATCGTGGTGGGGGCGGGGCTGGCGGGGTTGGTGGCCGCCGCGGAACTCGCGGATGCCGGGCGGCGGGTGCTGCTGCTCGATCAGGAGGGCGAGGCGAACCTGGGTGGCCAGGCGTTCTGGTCGTTCGGCGGGTTGTTCCTAGTGGATTCGCCGGAGCAGCGGCGCCTGCGCGTGCGTGATTCGCGGGACCTGGCGTGGCAGGACTGGGTGAACACGGCCGGGTTCGACCGGGCCGAGGACCACTGGCCGCGCCGCTGGGCGGAAGCGTACGTGGATTTCGCGGCGGGCGAGAAGGGCCCGTGGTTGCGCGGCATGGGCGTGCAGTTCTTCCCGGTGGTCGGGTGGGCGGAGCGTGGCGGCGCGCTCGCGGGCGGGCCGGGGAACAGCGTCCCGCGGTTTCACATTACGTGGGGGACGGGGCCGGGCGTGGTCGCGCCGTTCGAGTGGCGGGTGCGCGCGCACGCGCTGGCGGGCCGCATTCAGTTGCGGTTCCGGCACCGCGTGACGGGCCTGAGCGTCACGAACGGGGTCGTGGATGGCGTGCATGGGGAGGTGCTGGAGCCGGACGGTGCGGCGCGCGGAGAACGGAGTTCCCGGGTGGTCGTCGGTGAGTTCGCGTTCGGGGCGGGCGCCGTGATCGTCACGAGTGGCGGCATCGGCGGGAATCATGACCTGGTGCGCCGCGTGTGGCCTACGGAGCGGCTCGGGCCTGCGCCGTCGTTCATGGTGTCGGGCGTGCCGGCGCACGTGGACGGCGCGATGCAGGGCGTGGCCGAGCGGGCGGGCGGGCACGTCATCAACCCGGACCGCATGTGGCATTACACGGAGGGTCTGCGGAACCACACGCCGATCTGGGCGAACCACGGGATCCGCATTCTGCCCGGGCCTTCGTCGCTGTGGCTCGATCCGAGCGGGCAGCGGCTGCCCGCGCCGCTCTTCCCGGGGTTCGATACGTTGGGCACGCTGGCGCACATCACACGGCAGGGCTTCGCGCACACGTGGTTCCTGCTGAACGAGCGGATCATCGAGAAGGAGTTCGCGTTGTCCGGGTCGGAGCAGAACCCGGACCTGACGGGCCGGGACGTGCGGGGCGTGCTGGCGCGCGCGCTGCCGGGCGTGGGCGCGCCCGTGCGGGCGTTCATGGAGCGCGGGCCGGACTTCGTGGTCCGCGATGACCTGCGCGCGCTGGTGCGCGGCATGAACGACCTGATCGGCGATGAGGCCGTGCAGTATGAGGTGGTGGAGCGGGAGGTGCGCGCGCGTGACGCGCAGCTCATCAACGGGTTCGGGAAGGATGCGCAGCTGGCGGCGATTCGCTCGGCGCGGGCGTACCTGGGTGACAGGCTGGTCCGTGTGGCGAAACCGCACGCGCTGCTCGACCCGGCAGCGGGGCCCCTGATTGCGGTGAAGTTGAACATCCTGACGCGCAAGTCGCTGGGGGGCCTGGAGACGGACCTTCAGGGGCGGGTGCTGCGGGCGGGCGGGGCGGTGCTGCCGGGCCTGTACGCGGCAGGGGAGGTGGCGGGCTTTGGCGGGGGGGGGATGCACGGGTACCGTGCGCTGGAGGGCACCTTCCTGGGCGGGTGCCTGTTCAGTGGGCGCGTGGCGGGCCGCGCCGCGGCAGCGGCGGTGTCCTGAACCGCAGGGGGGGCAGGGGAGGGGCGAGGCGCACCGGTCCGCAAGGGGGGTGCGCCTCGCCTATGGTTTGCTCGGTGCCCTGATCGCATGAGGTTCTTCTGCATAGGCAAACACGGAAAATCTGCCGAATGAGGTCGAAAATTCGTTACTTGTCGGGCGAAAGTATCCATTTTTGCAGTGAAAGGAAGCAAATGGAAGGTTCAGAAATACATCTAGATGTATAACTTTGAACTTTCGTGTGGGCCCTCAATACTCCACTCGTCAGACCACAACTTCACCTGCGTCAGACCTGGCCTGAACACCACGTGTCCTTGGGAGGGAACACGCATGCACAAACAGCTCACCATGACCGCAATCCTCGGCCTCACGCTCGTCCTCGCCGGCTGCCAGAACACCACCAGCCAGGCGCCCACCGCGACCACCCCGGCGCCCACCACGAACGCCGCAGCCATCCCCGGGCAGTACATCGTCGTCCTGAAGGACGGCGCGAGCAGCGTCCGCGCGCAGAGCGCCGGGCAGCTGGTCAGCGACCTGGGCCTGGAGGCTGCGGGCGTGAGCGTCCTGCAGGTGTACAGCACGGCGCTCAACGGCTTCGCCGCGAAACTCAGCGACGCCAACCTCGCCAAGCTCAAGAGCAACTCCGCCGTCGCCTACGTCGAGCAGGATCAGGTCGTCAAAGCCACCGCCACCCAGACCGGCGCCACCTGGGGCCTCGACCGCATCGATCAGCGCAACCTGCCGCTGAACGGCACGTACACCTACAACTACACCGGCAGTGGCGTCACGGCGTACATCATCGACACGGGGATTCGCACGACGCACAGTGAGTTTGGCGGCCGCGCCTCGTGGGGCACGAACACCAGCGGGGACGGGCAGAACACCGACTGTGCTGGTCACGGGACGCACGTGGCCGGCACGGTCGGTGGCAGCACGTACGGCGTGGCGAAGGGCGTGAAGCTCGTGGCGGTGAAGGTCCTGAACTGCCAGGGCAGCGGGAGCAACAGCGGCGTGATCGCGGGGATCGACTGGGTCGCGCGGAACCACAGCGG encodes:
- a CDS encoding phage tail protein; the encoded protein is MRLSAASYGSGLPAEGQLMSIAQNTALFSLLGTQYGGNGQTTFRLPDLRNAAPKSATGGVVRYYICTEGIYPSRD
- a CDS encoding TetR/AcrR family transcriptional regulator, yielding MRDLDVSPYRAAISQRRERIHRVALNLFQQFGYHATTTLDIARAAYVSRGTFYKYFPSKAAVILAHVQPLIADLRRHVERLLHEGVAPPDVLDALCNQVSAASERERTLIAPLVQEVLATDAGDTFRRAATSPLMNVLNVVADALHERGLLREHVSPRQVSTAMMDSYLITVLRWNPDTSALSFRDAWRLNLDMLLHGALRRPPHA
- a CDS encoding FAD-binding dehydrogenase codes for the protein MTTDGADAIVVGAGLAGLVAAAELADAGRRVLLLDQEGEANLGGQAFWSFGGLFLVDSPEQRRLRVRDSRDLAWQDWVNTAGFDRAEDHWPRRWAEAYVDFAAGEKGPWLRGMGVQFFPVVGWAERGGALAGGPGNSVPRFHITWGTGPGVVAPFEWRVRAHALAGRIQLRFRHRVTGLSVTNGVVDGVHGEVLEPDGAARGERSSRVVVGEFAFGAGAVIVTSGGIGGNHDLVRRVWPTERLGPAPSFMVSGVPAHVDGAMQGVAERAGGHVINPDRMWHYTEGLRNHTPIWANHGIRILPGPSSLWLDPSGQRLPAPLFPGFDTLGTLAHITRQGFAHTWFLLNERIIEKEFALSGSEQNPDLTGRDVRGVLARALPGVGAPVRAFMERGPDFVVRDDLRALVRGMNDLIGDEAVQYEVVEREVRARDAQLINGFGKDAQLAAIRSARAYLGDRLVRVAKPHALLDPAAGPLIAVKLNILTRKSLGGLETDLQGRVLRAGGAVLPGLYAAGEVAGFGGGGMHGYRALEGTFLGGCLFSGRVAGRAAAAAVS
- a CDS encoding S8 family peptidase, with protein sequence MHKQLTMTAILGLTLVLAGCQNTTSQAPTATTPAPTTNAAAIPGQYIVVLKDGASSVRAQSAGQLVSDLGLEAAGVSVLQVYSTALNGFAAKLSDANLAKLKSNSAVAYVEQDQVVKATATQTGATWGLDRIDQRNLPLNGTYTYNYTGSGVTAYIIDTGIRTTHSEFGGRASWGTNTSGDGQNTDCAGHGTHVAGTVGGSTYGVAKGVKLVAVKVLNCQGSGSNSGVIAGIDWVARNHSGPSVANMSLGGGASSAVDTAVNNLATGGVTVAVAAGNESQNACNVSPARAANVITVGNSTRTDGRSTSSNYGSCVELFAPGSSITSAWNTGDTATNTISGTSMASPHVAGTAALYLQRNPGASFSAVRSAIVNGATNNVLSNIGTGSPNKLLYTLFF